The following nucleotide sequence is from Takifugu flavidus isolate HTHZ2018 chromosome 4, ASM371156v2, whole genome shotgun sequence.
AACAATGACCCCATCATCATGGAGATATGTAGGCTTAACTTAATTATTATTGCTGCGCCGTACGGTGACAGTACATCACCTGGCGTCTTTGTTTTTGATGCCCAAGTATCAAATGCTACGCTATGCTTGTTAGAAGGCAGCCATTTTGCATGATAACAGGCTCGACTACTCGACAGAACTGCAGTTTCCAGTTCTGAAAACTAAGAATGGCTGTTCGATCCGATTCCACCCACCTACCTCCCTGAATCAGTGATCCATATTGATGATGGCTGACCTGTCAACGCCTCTTATAAAGCTGGGAAAAGGCAACGCATACCTACGTTTGTAGCTGATGTAGAGGAATAAACGCTGTGCTGCAACAGCATGAAACATTAATGTAAAACAACAGGTCTGCCATTATGAACGGCTGAATGAATCGGTGGAAAGAACCGCTGAACAGGCGCACAACAGCACATAAAAAAGCAATACATGCAGACTGGAGGCAAATCTATTCAAATGTATGAATTATATACAAGAAGAACGGCAGAGCCTGCAATGTTCCAAAATTGTCACTGTTGTGGTAAAATAAAGTGTGACATAAGTTAGGACCACATGCACTTGGTCTAAAATGCAAAATACTATACAGCAAATGGGATTTaacccgagtgtgtgtgtgggtggatgggtgagtgggtggggggcTAACAATGCTGCAAAAGGAGAAAACAACGTTTCTTTGATTTTACAGGCATCAAATAATAGCCACAGGTGAAAAATAAACGTTATGTAAATGGACCTTGATGATAATAGTGGCTCGCTGTGCTGGTTGGTTTCCACGCGTCAGGTGGGGTGAAAGCCATTACATCATCGCTGAATAAAACATGTGGCGAGCTCAGACGGAAGGCCATTTATGCTGTTTATATTTCTAATTGTGTCTTCCTGGGAGATGATTGAATTATAACGAAGATTTGTCTCCTGTAATGTGTGAAATGAGTCACTGAGAGGATAAAGAGGGTTGAACGTGGACACAACGGATGGAGGGAACCGGTTGGTCTTACCTTGGGTCTCTTTCGGAGGTTGGGGGACAGTTTGAGGCTGGTGACGAACCCTCTCTCGTCTCCCACTATGATGATGGGGTAAATGGGATTGAATTCAATGTGAGTTAGCTTGACGGTGTTGGCCACCACAGCCTGCTGGCACAGGGCTTCGAATTTGTTAAGGTTGAGGTCAAAAACGTGAACCTGTAAAGAGATGAGCAACGGAAGGAATTTATATGCTTCAGTCTGGGTGTGACTGGGAGAAGAGTGAAGCAGACAATGAAGAAATCTGCCCAGATCAATGCTgggagaggaggacggagagtAACGAGAGTGTCAGGTTCCAGGCTGAGTGCTTCCTTGGTTTTATTAACTGCTGTCAATCATTCTGTGCAGGCCTGCTCCGCTCTTCATATGCTGCTCTTACGTCTCGTCTTCTGGCCGCTGTCGAGAAGGGAAGGAGGCGTCTCTGAAGGGGTGAGAGACGGACCATCTGGTGCGAGGAGACGCCCTCCCTGCTCCTGTCTGCACATGTTTCTGCCAGCCTGGATATCAGCCGGAAAGAGCTCGGCCGGCTAAGATGATttcatttagcatttagcacaAATCCGTGAGCGATAAATGAGTCCACGCCAAAGCGCGGCTCGCTCCTCTCGCAGGACAGGTGACAAAGGCTGGGTCATCGGGTTCATACTTCACTAACGCACTGTTTCATTCTACCAAACTGTGACttattgtgtgtttctgaaAGCGGGATCACTGCATCCATTATCTGAAGTATATTTGCTTTTGAAAATGCAGCAGTATGATGAGGATTATTCATGACGAGGACAGGTATGTGTGATCCATGCAAGCCAAAGACAACCGCCCATATGTTTGTATAGTAGTTTTCTCATTAAAGTCCATTAAATAGTGATCTAAGCCTGCAACCCAAGCTGCAACATAAACCTACATACGGGACAAATGAGAAAGCGATAGGTTCCAGGAATTTGGTTTAAATGGACTTACTATTCCATCAAGTGTGACAGCTGCAAATACAGTTGAAGAGTATGGAGCCCAGGCAACGTCCCCCACAGGGGCATGCAGGTCAAAGATGAAcagtggtgtgctggggggaaaaaaacgataTCTTTTTCAGATGTGTTGTTGAGAAGCTTGTGGCCTGTGGTGGCGTGATCTGAAAACATCAGTGAGGGTGGCGTTTGCTGTTGAAACGCGTGAAGCGGACAAGCAGAAAAATAAGAGGGGTTTAAACTGAAGTGTGGGATTCGATTAACAGAAGGTTCCAGTGGTAACTGTCTTACTGTGCGGCATGATCCCAGACCTTGACTGTCCagtctgagctgcaggagatgaaAACACCTGAGTGGAAGTGGTTCCACTTGACGGCGTCCACCGCCATGTTGTGAGCATCATAAGACTTCAGCAACTGGTTGGAGTAGGTTTTGGAGCACTAGAACAAAAAGCAAAGTCATTATTTAGACAACGAAACCTGAGCTGTTTTACTCTTCCATGGTCGGTTTCTGGAAAGATATGGTCTCTCTGCACGTAACTGTGGCTCTGGCAATAAGCAGGGGAGCAGGTCAGAGATGGTTTATCCTGACAGACAACAGATAGGTTTAATTACTGGGAATTCATGTGTGGTTACACTCTACTTTCTCTTTGTAATTAGATTTACAAAAGTGTCTGAGGTGAGCGATGCAGGGTATAACAGCATGACTTGTGGCAACAGCTGCTGCACTGACAGATTGATTGTTGACCTGTGGCTGGGTGAAGATTCCTAACATGTCCTCAGCTGGGGTTCCTGCTCCGCTGAGCCCCGAGGTGACAGGCGGAACACATTACGGCTCATATACTGACCCAGCGTCTGGCTGCATGTTAGTTCCAAAGGAAGGAGATTGTCCAGGACTGCAACAAAGGTGTGTGTAACTTATGCAACCCCACAGCGAGTCAGACTAGCCTGCTGCTTTGTCTCTGACCCAGAACTCAGTCAAACTAAGGCAgtttaattttctttctatATTTCTAAAAGGTTCATTAGGAGAAAGCTCTTTCAAGGGCCGCAGTTATGCTAGTTTTCTTGCTATGTGTGACGCACACACCTTGTGTATTTTTCCATCTTCTGTGCCAACCAGGAAGAGATGGTCAATCTGTTTGTGGAAGTCAAACGAGGTTCCAGAAACTACGGACAGAAGCATCAGTCAAATAAGAAATAGAATGATAAAACAGCTGCTGATCTGATAGCGGATATGCAAAAGAACTATGAATGCACCGTCCACGCTGACTTGCTGTCCACCACCCTGGACATCGGACACAGAAACAGTCACTGATAGTCTGAGAATATCTGTGAAGATGAGCTCATTCTGAGGAATGAATCAACAAAGCAGTAATTGAGTGaatgctgatttaaaaaaaacccaatcaaACTGCATATAAAACCCTCATAGAAGTGATGTTACAACCgaacatgaaatatgaaaagGATTGTCTGACCTTGACCAGCGTCCAGGACACAATTCTGCCATCGGATGAGATGGAGCAAAAATTGCGGTTGCCGTCCAAGTCATCTTTCTGCCAGCGGacctgaataaaaataaaatatagctTCCATTTTCCTTTGGAATAATTCACCTACGTCAGTGTCCAACAGTCCCACCACTGGTGCTGTCCTCGTCTCACCTCCCAGACAGGGTCGGTGTGCTTGCCCATCTTAGCTGTGCTCTTATACACAggctccccttctcctcttttcttcaggTTGTAGACAGCAACATGGCCGTCATAGAAACCAACCGCCACCAGATATGAATGCTGCTGGTGAATGTCCACGCACATGATGCCAGAGGTGGCGGTGTAGATGTACTCTGGAAAGCTATGGTTCTTTAAGGTGTGGAAGACGAGCACTCCTGGGCCCTGTTTACAGAAGTCATCTGGACCAAAGGGATGAGGAAGAGTGGGCATGTGGGAAGAACCGGTCAAATTAAAAGCCTTTACATCTCTGTTTCATTTTGCACACTTACAGGTTCCCATTCCTACGGCAAACAGGTCCTGATATTTCTTATTCCTGTTGAAAGCAGAGTTCACTTACAAGAATTGTGACAAAATGACCATTTCCTTAACTAAGACCTCAAAATAATTGCTGCATACACATGAAACGGACTTTTAAATTTAGATGTTATTATTGCACAAATAAAATCAACTTCCCGATTGAATAAACTTCAACTAAATTGGTGAGCACAcctaccagcagagggcagtgaCGGACATCCCTTTAGCTTTGTCACATTGAAACTTCCACAGAGGAAGAAGGGTGCCCTTCTGGTCCCTGAACTCATCAGATGGATCCTCATAATATTTAAAGTCTGAAAAAGCAGGTAATGAACTTAAAGAGAATGAAATGAGCGTAACAAAAGCCTTATTTTATTGGTCCTACCTTGTGCTATGTAATCAAATGTATTCTGATTGACCATCCGTTCTAAGATCTTGGCTGCCTTGGTCAGTCTGGGGAGCTCATCAGTCTGTGACAGAGATCAAATATCCTCAAATATGAACATCAAATCTGTAGCTTTTGTGTAGATGCCACACTGAAAACACTCAGAGAGGAATGCTGGTAGGACCTTATTCACCTGACTTTCCATCAGCACCGTCCTCTTGCTACTGTCATCTCTTTTTGACTGCACACCTTTCTGCTtctccttgtttttctcttgcGCCTGCAGCCATTCCACGTATGCATCATAGATCTCCGACTGCAAGCAAGGTTGGGCAAATGAGCCCAGGTGGTCGTACTCATTGATATGTGAGCGTGTGATTATAATCCTTGCCCCTCTCTTTTGAATAAGTTAGGTAATACCTGATTAGCAGTGGCACAGAAAGTTCTGCATGGAGGTGGTTCTGTCTGGCAGCCTCTTTCCTGCAGAGAAATTTCCATGACTACACCAACTGTGAAGGTACTACACTGTGGTTACTGTTGATGCTAGTATATCACTCAATTACTAAGGTTTAATAGccctgaaatatttatttatataataataatgtatttaaCCTGCACAATGCTTAAAATAGACATGGGTTGAACTGAGAGACAagatgttccttttttaaaacactAACAATCTCTTTCCATACCCTGCGTGGATTAGTGAGAGTCTGGGATGCTCGCTCACAGAAACTGAACTGGTTCTTAAGTTTTGGCTCCTTTTTGTCAGTTTTGGAAGCCTCGCTGTCTGGCCGgtcctcttctccaccttcatccacctcctcttcatccgtTGTAGGTGTCTCCTGAAGAGGAATTGGATTTTCACAGTGATCTTGCGAGAAATGTGCATCAAAATTTGCAACGGGATGCAGAGATTTACCTGAATTTTTGCTCTTTCCTCATCAGGTTGAGCTCCAGTTTCAACTATTGTGGTATCTGGATTCATTAGGGATATTAAATCATAGCATAACTCCGGGGAACATTTTTTCGCCCATGCAATGGAGGGTTATTGTATATATAAAACGTTTACAGTGACCTCTTGTGGTGCACCGTGTGCACTACATACAGTGAAAATACCAACCCAAATCATTAGAAAACAATTGTGTGAAGATGAATGAAAACGCTGCTGGTTTTAGTAACCACCTTCATGGAGCGCCTCTCTGAGTCGGTATTCCTGACTGGCTTCTAGATACATAAGGTTTCCTTCCAACACAAAGTGAACTTCCAAATGATC
It contains:
- the dnai1.2 gene encoding dynein, axonemal, intermediate chain 1, paralog 2 isoform X1, encoding MSKFTSTAFGRKVGAGLKATGANTSKPIAQKKEEKKGADAVEGHDEWLHGKPLIKPLDQVELTETELEEEITRTLSANNPHAPQNIVRYSYKELAFKPVTVDHLEVHFVLEGNLMYLEASQEYRLREALHEDTTIVETGAQPDEERAKIQETPTTDEEEVDEGGEEDRPDSEASKTDKKEPKLKNQFSFCERASQTLTNPRRERGCQTEPPPCRTFCATANQSEIYDAYVEWLQAQEKNKEKQKGVQSKRDDSSKRTVLMESQTDELPRLTKAAKILERMVNQNTFDYIAQDFKYYEDPSDEFRDQKGTLLPLWKFQCDKAKGMSVTALCWNKKYQDLFAVGMGTYDFCKQGPGVLVFHTLKNHSFPEYIYTATSGIMCVDIHQQHSYLVAVGFYDGHVAVYNLKKRGEGEPVYKSTAKMGKHTDPVWEVRWQKDDLDGNRNFCSISSDGRIVSWTLVKNELIFTDILRLSVTVSVSDVQGGGQQVSVDVSGTSFDFHKQIDHLFLVGTEDGKIHKCSKTYSNQLLKSYDAHNMAVDAVKWNHFHSGVFISCSSDWTVKVWDHAAHTPLFIFDLHAPVGDVAWAPYSSTVFAAVTLDGIVHVFDLNLNKFEALCQQAVVANTVKLTHIEFNPIYPIIIVGDERGFVTSLKLSPNLRKRPKDKKGQVLPNVVELEIANMEKLVHQQREPEKNTV
- the dnai1.2 gene encoding dynein, axonemal, intermediate chain 1, paralog 2 isoform X2, coding for MSKFTSTAFGRKVGAGLKATGANTSKPIAQKKEEKKGADAVEGHDEWLHGKPLIKPLDQVELTETELEEEITRTLSANNPHAPQNIVRYSYKELAFKPVTVDHLEVHFVLEGNLMYLEASQEYRLREALHEDTTIVETGAQPDEERAKIQETPTTDEEEVDEGGEEDRPDSEASKTDKKEPKLKNQFSFCERASQTLTNPRRERGCQTEPPPCRTFCATANQSEIYDAYVEWLQAQEKNKEKQKGVQSKRDDSSKRTVLMESQTDELPRLTKAAKILERMVNQNTFDYIAQDFKYYEDPSDEFRDQKGTLLPLWKFQCDKAKGMSVTALCWNKKYQDLFAVGMGTYDFCKQGPGVLVFHTLKNHSFPEYIYTATSGIMCVDIHQQHSYLVAVGFYDGHVAVYNLKKRGEGEPVYKSTAKMGKHTDPVWEVRWQKDDLDGNRNFCSISSDGRIVSWTLVKNELIFTDILRLSVTVSVSDVQGGGQQVSVDVSGTSFDFHKQIDHLFLVGTEDGKIHKCSKTYSNQLLKSYDAHNMAVDAVKWNHFHSGVFISCSSDWTVKVWDHAAHKRHPH